One window from the genome of Oryza glaberrima chromosome 3, OglaRS2, whole genome shotgun sequence encodes:
- the LOC127766420 gene encoding ATP-dependent RNA helicase SUV3, mitochondrial produces MAVAAALLRRRALYSALASPSWLHDTSSCYICSISGTHSLVNHPNLRLQRGYHNSGKFDLTDLTHPHIWYPNAREKKRNVFLHVGPTNSGKTHNALKRLEASTSGVYCGPLRLLAREVAQRLNKANVPCNLITGQEREEIEGAKHSSVTVEMADMTTEYQCAVIDEIQMVGCRSRGFSFTRALLGLCSDELHVCGDPAVVPLIQRILEPTGDVVTVQYYERLSPLVPLKTTLGSFSNIKAGDCVVTFSRRSIYMLKRRIEMGGKHLCSVVYGSLPPETRTKQATMFNDQDSNLNVLVASDAIGMGLNLNISRIIFSTLEKFDGICNRELTVAEIKQIAGRAGRYGSKFPVGEVTCLNSDHLPLLHSALKSPSPIIERAGLFPTFDVLSLYSRLHGTDFFQPILERFLDKAKLSPDYFIADCEDMLKVAAIVDELPLGLYDKYLFCLSPVDIRDDISTKGLIQFAENYAKKGIVRLKEIFTPGTLQVPKSHNQLKELESIHKVLELYVWLSFRLEDSYPDRELAASQKSICSMLIEEYLERSGWQQNGRKDFLQKPKRLHQEYDASQLRKYFQEIDVRSK; encoded by the exons ATGGCGGTGGCTGCGGCGCTGCTGCGCCGGAGGGCGCTCTATTCGGCCCTCGCGTCGCCCTCTTGGCTCCATG ATACCAGTTCCTGCTACATTTGCTCCATTTCTGGTACACATTCTTTGGTCAACCATCCCAATTTGAGATTACAGAGGGGCTACCACAACTCTGGGAAGTTTGATTTGACCGACTTGAC CCATCCTCATATATGGTATCCGAATGCCCGAGAAAAGAAGCGCAATGTATTTTTACATGTCGGTCCTACAAATAGTGGGAAGACACATAATGCTCTCAAGAGACTAGAAGCAAGTACTTCAG GAGTATACTGTGGACCTCTTAGATTGTTGGCACGGGAGGTAGCTCAAAGACTAAACAAAGCTAATGTCCCTTGTAACTTAATTACTGGACAAGAAAGGGAGGAAATTGAAGGTGCAAAGCATAGCTCAGTGACAGTTGAGATGGCCGACATGACAACTGAGTATCAATGTGCCGTTATTGATGAAATTCAG ATGGTTGGCTGTAGATCGAGGGGTTTTTCATTCACTCGTGCACTTCTGGGGCTTTGTTCAGATGAGCTTCATGTTTGTGGTGACCCAGCTGTGGTTCCTCTCATTCAGCGAATTCTCGAACCTACTGGTGATGTGGTTACG GTCCAATATTATGAGAGGCTATCTCCATTGGTTCCTCTGAAGACTACTCTCGGGTCTTTCTCTAACATTAAGGCAGGGGATTGCGTTGTAACGTTCTCACGACGATCTATCTATATGCTTAAG AGAAGAATTGAAATGGGGGGTAAGCATCTTTGTTCTGTTGTCTATGGCTCATTGCCACCAGAAACTCGAACAAAACAG GCGACAATGTTCAATGATCAAGATAGTAACCTTAATGTGTTAGTGGCTAGTGATGCTATTGGAATGGGTCTTAATCTGAACATTTCTAGAATCATTTTCTCTACACTGGAGAAGTTTGATGGCATCTGCAACAGGGAACTAACTGTGGCCGAAATCAAACAGATTGCTG GAAGGGCTGGGAGATATGGATCTAAATTCCCAGTTGGTGAAGTGACCTGTCTAAATTCTGATCATCTTCCATTACTACACTCTGCTCTGAAATCACCTTCTCCCATTATAGAG CGCGCTGGACTTTTCCCCACATTCGATGTATTATCTCTGTACTCACGATTGCATGGAACTGATTTTTTTCAACCTATATTG GAGCGTTTCTTGGACAAGGCTAAACTATCTCCAGACTATTTCATTGCTGATTGTGAAGATATGCTG AAAGTTGCTGCTATTGTTGATGAGCTACCACTTGGACTATATGATAAATACCTCTTCTGTCTCAG TCCTGTGGACATTCGTGATGATATATCTACTAAAGGATTAATTCAG TTTGCAGAAAATTATGCAAAGAAAGGTATTGTTCGACTCAAAGAGATATTTACACCTGGGACACTCCAAGTGCCTAAATCGCACAATCAACTGAAGGAGCTTGAATCAATTCACAAG GTGCTAGAGTTGTATGTGTGGTTGAGCTTCAGATTGGAGGATTCCTATCCAGACCGTGAATTGGCAGCTTCCCAAAAGTCAATCTGTAGCAT GTTGATTGAAGAATATCTGGAAAGGTCCGGCTGGCAGCAAAATGGACGAAAGGACTTTTTGCAGAAGCCAAAAAGACTACACCAAGAATATGATGCATCACAATT GCGCAAATATTTTCAAGAAATTGATGTGAGATCAAAATAA